Below is a window of Dromaius novaehollandiae isolate bDroNov1 chromosome 23, bDroNov1.hap1, whole genome shotgun sequence DNA.
CCCCGCGCGCGGCACGTGTCCCcggccggggcgcagcggggccgcggggcgacGCCGGTGCCTGGGCTCGCGGCAGCCGCCAAGCGGGCGCTGTGgctggagaaggaggagaaggccCGGCTGCTGCGGGAGAAGCAGCTGGAGGAGCGCCGCAAGCGCCTGGAGGAGCAGCGGCTGAGGgcggagcggcgccgcgccgTGCTCGAGGAGCGGCAGAGGCAGAAGCTGGAGAAGAACAAGGTGGgcaggggcggccggggccctTCCCGCACCGGGGGCCGTTcccgcggccggggccgttccCGCGCCCTCACCGTGCCCCTCGCCGCGGCAGGAGCGCTACGAGGCGGCGATCCAGCGGTCGGCCAAGAAGACGTGGGCCGAGATCCGGCAGCAGCGGTGGTCCTGGGCGGGGGCCCTGCACCACGGCTCCCCCGCGCACAAGGACGGTGAGTGCGgggcgtccgggggggccggacccgccgggccgggggctgcgccgcCGTCATGCCGGCGACCtggggctgccgccggggccgcggcgtcGCTCGGCTTTTCCGTATCCTTCGGGCTGGTCCGTGCTGCATCGTCCCGCCTGCGGGGCGGGAGCATCCGCGGCGGCCGCCGAAGGGAGCTGGCGCGAGGCCGTCGTGCTCCGGGCCGTGCCGCCGTGCGCTGGCGTCTCCCGCGGGAGCTGCGTGGGGATGCGCGTGGTGGCGGGTCCCCGGTGCCCGCCGTGGGGCTGCGCGGTGGCACCGTgccgcggaggggacggggctGCGGCAACGCCCATGCTGGCACTGCCCGCTGCTCCGCTCGCtccggcgccgggctgcggctTTCCGATCGGGGCCAgcagctcccgtggggctgcGCCGCGGGAACCGCCGTGGGGTGTCTGCCGGGGAGCCCCGCTCCTCGCTGGCGGCACCAGGGCAGGGGATCCCGGTGCCCCGTCAAGGCGCCTTGACCGTCGGCACCTTCCCAGCGCCGTCACGGAGAGGAAGAGCTGGTGCGCGAGTTGTCCCCCGTCTGTCTGGACCCGCTGCTCCCCCTCGGTCGGGCCGCTCGCTCGCGGCACCGCCGGGGCTTTCCTGCCCGCCCCGGCTCCCGGGAGACGCCGTCCCTGCACGAGCGGTCCGAGCTCCcgtcccggcgccgccggccctcGGCgtgccccgctcccgccgcgcacTGCATGCTGCATGCGAGGCCCCGCTCCCGCACCGCGGCCCTAACGCCCTTgtgtctcttccctcctccaggtgCGGGCCGGTGCTCGGTGTCGGCCGTAAACCTCCCCAAACACGTGGACTCTATAATCAACAAGCGGCTCTCCAAATCCTCCGCCACCCTCTGGAACTCTCCCAGTAGAAGTAAGAGACCCGTGCGGGCGCCCGCCGGCGCCAGGGACCCAGAGCCAgggagccccccgcccccggccctgcctTGCGGCACGGTGCCCGCGGAGAGAGGAGGAGCCGTTTGCCCTTTTTTCCCTCGtgcagggggaggcaggagccGGCCGTGGTTCCCTGCCGGCCCCGTCCGCCCCGTTGCGCCGGCCGCACGTGCagggtgggaggaagaggaggagcagccGGGTGCTGCCGGGCTGGGGAGCGGGTGCGttgccggcgggggctgcgccgaGCAGCCGGGCCGGGAGTGCGCGGCCGTGCAGTGGGAGCATCCCTGTCGCGTGCTCCCGGGGGCAGCGACCCCCCGTCGGATGCTCCTGGGGGGCAGCGACCCCCCGTCGGATGCTCCTCGCGGCTGGGTGCAGCGCCGGTGCCCACTGCGTcttccccggccccgcggcctctCCAGGCCGGGTGCTgcggagcggcgggggcggcggaggggacGTGCCgggtgccgtgccgtgccgtgccgtgccgtgccgtgcccgcAGCCGGCTCCGCGAGGCCGGGGCTGCTGTTGTGTGTCTCGGTTGCCTGGTGATGGGAGCTCGCGCCGTCCCGTCTCATCCCAACCTGGGGTATAAATAGCTGGAGCAGCTGCCGCGGGCGGCTGCCGGGCGGGAGGGACGCAGGGCGGCCGCCTTCGCCAGTCCACGGCCCCCGGCCCACCGGCGAGAGCGGCCTCGGGCCAGCGCAGCCCAGCGCCCCGCGGCAGCTCCGCTCCATGGGAGCAGCGGCTCCCGCCAGCTGTGCACCAgcagctcccccggccccggccccccccggcgtctctctcccttttctcccccGGCGCCGAGGGTGCCTGACGGCAGGGGTGCTGGTGGTCCCTGCCACCGTCTCTGTGGGTGCTCGGCATTTGCCACCAGCATCACGCGGCACAGCCGGGGGCTCTCGGTGGTGCACCGGCTCCCGCAGCGCCGGCATTGTGCGGCACGGCCGGGGGCTCTTGGTGCTGCGCCAGCTCCGTGTTTGCCACCAGCATCGCGCGGCACAGCCGGGGGCTCTCGGCGGTGCACCGGCATCGCGCAGCACGGCTGGGGGCTCTCGGCGGTGCACTGGCTGCCATGGCTCTGGCGTTGTGCAGCACGGCTGGGGGGGTCTCGGTGGTGCACCGGCTCCGTGGCCCTTGCATCACGCAGCATGTTCGGGGGGGTCTCGGTGGTGCACCGGCTCCGTGGCCCTTGCATCACGCAGCATGTTCGGGGGGTCTCGGCGGTGCACCAGCTCCGTGGCACCGGTGTTGTGTGGCACAGCTGGGGGGCTCTCGGCGGTGCCCGGGCTGTGTTTGGCACGGGCATTGCGCAGCATGGCCGGGGGCTCTCAGCGGTGCACCGGCTCTGTGGCAGCAGCGTCGCACGGCATGGCCTGGGGCTCTTGGTGCACCGGCATCGCGCAGCATGGCCGGGGGCTCTGGGTGGTGCCCCGGCTCCGTGTTTGGCACGGGCATCGCGCAGCCCGGCCGGGGTCTCTCGGCGgtgccccggctccgcggcgtgCCCGGCAGCTCGGTGGCCCCAGGCCGGGCTGCAAGCGGCGGGAGGGCTCCTGGGTGCCGGGGCTGCAGCCGCCGTGCTGCTCGCCCCGCTCGCGGCATCCCGTGGGGCGTCACAGGGGCAGTGCCgtcgccgtgccgcgccgtgccgcgccgggggccgcggggggccgggcctgggggcgcggggcagcgctgAGCCCCCCGTGCCTCCGCAGACCGCAGCCTGCAGCTGAGCCCCTGGGAGAGCAGCATCGTGGACCGGCTCATGACGCCCACGCTGTCCTTCCTGGcgcgcagccgcagcgccgtgaCGCTGGCCGGCAACGGCAAGGAGCAGGgtgagccggggcgggggccggggggggcagcggcgggggtcCCCCGGGCCCGCGCCGACCCCGCGCTCTCGCCCCCAGTGCCCGTGTGCCCCCGCTCGGCCTCCGCCAGCCCGCTGGGGCCCTGCCACGGCCACCGCCTGCCGCACCGGTGCCGGGAGCGACGGAAgggggccgccggcagccccgaggccacgccgcgccgccggcccgagCCCTCGCCGGTGagtgcccccccgccgccccgccgcccccccccccaccgccacccGCCGCTGAGCCCGTCTCCCCCGgcagaagaagaaggagaagaaggacAAGGAGCGGGAGAACGCCCAGGAGCGCAGCGCCCTGGCCCGcgagcgcggccccccccgccgccccccgccgccgccccggccccccggccacGGCAGGTAggagccgccgccccggccccccgccagcccccggccccgctgacGGCCCCTTTccctccccggcagccccggcccccgggagCGGCCCTCGTCGCCCGGCTCCCCCGGctcgccccggcggcccccggcgccccgcggcacccagccccggctgcgggccgggccgcgggagccCGAGGGCCCGGCGAAGGCGCgcgagaggaaggaggaggagaggggcacggccgccccggcgccccccgagccccccggggcGCCCGCCGAGCCGGCAGCAGGTGGGtacggggggccgggggcgccggcggggccgggggtcgGGGCCGCGCTGATgccgccggcgccccgcagcccccagcagcacccccagccccggcggcccccccggccccggcgcagcccccagccccggcggcaggCCCACGGCCGGCACCACGGAccgggaggaggcggcgcggcTGCTGGCGGAGAAGCGCCGGCAGGCGCGGGAGCAGCGGGAGCGCGAGGAGCAGCAGCGGCGGGAGCAGGAGCAGCGGGAGAGGTGGGTGCCGGCGGGGCAcagcgggcgcgggggccgcggcggtgcccccGGCTGAGCCCCGTGCTGGCGGCAGGcgccggcgggaggaggaggcgcggcgggcggccgaggAGCAGGCCCGGGCGGAGGCCCTGGCCCGCCGGCGGGAGGAGGAGCGGCGGCTGCAGGAGGAGAGCGAGGCCCGGGAGAAGGCGCGGGCcgagcaggaggagctggagcgGCTGCAGAGACAGGTCGGGGCGGCCGGAGAGGGCAGAGGGGGTGGCCGggatggaggagggaagggagggatggaggaatgGCCGggatggaggagggaagggagggatgccggaaggaagggagggatggaggaggatggctgGGATGGTGAAGGGATCAcagggatggaggaggatggccgggatggaggaggatggccGGGATGGAGGAGGGacgggagggatggaggaaggaagggagggatggaggaggatggccaggatggaggagggaagggagggatggaggaggatggctgGGATGGAGGAGGATGGTCAGGatgcaggagggaagggagggatggaggaggatggccgggatggaggagggaaaacagagggatggcagggatggaggcagatggctgggatggagagggatggctGGGATGCAGGGAGATGGCTGGGATGCAGGCAGGATGgcagggtggaggaggaaggctgcaggGAGGATGCTCTCCCGTGGTCCCCACGCCGGGGGATGCGGGAGCGTGGAGCGGCGCCAGCCCCTCGGGGCAGCGGGGTGCGGGGAGGGGAGTGTGTCCCCGGTGCGCTgagcccccagcccggccggccccgctcacccccGCGCCGCAGAGGGAGGAGGCCGAGGCCAGGGCGCGCGAGGAGGCCGAGAGGCAGCGCCTGGAGCGGGAGAAGCACTTCCAGCGCGAGGAGCAGGAGCGGCTGGAGCGGAAGAAGGTGAGCGGGGAGCGGGGctcgcggcgggggcggcggggagggggcccggcaccggccggggctgcccgcgagCCCCTCTCTGCCCCGCAGCGCCTGGAGGAGATCATGAAGAGGACGCGCAGGTCGGACGCGGCGGATGCCAAGGTGGGTGAGCGCCCGGCGGGTGCCGTCCCGCGTGTGCCctgtccccggggggggtcccgctcGGCGGAGCCCTCCCCCCGCGCCCTCACGGCTCCCCTCCGCCCGGCAGAAGAAGGAGGACAAGAAAATGGTGAACGGGAAAGCAGCTGAGCAGGAGGACGGCAAAGGTACGCGCGGGTGTCGGCCGCCCGCCGCGGTGCCTCCGCGGCCACAGCACCCCCGGCACCGCGTCCCGCTGCCCGCCGGCACCGGGGCTCAGCGGGGCTCTGCTCCCGTCCCCAGGCCCCGAGAAGCGCGCGGGGCCGCTGGCCAAGGAGGAGGAGCTGCCCGAGACGGAGGCGTCGAGCACGGGGCCGCCGCGCGCGCAGGAGGGGCCGCCCGACACGGAGCCGCAGCCCAGgtgagcgccggggggggccggggcggcggcggggggcggccacggcggcggggccccgctcaCCCCTCGGCCCCCAGCTCCCCGGCCACGGAGGCGCCGGCGCTGGTGAACGGCGTGCAGCCCGGCAAGCACGAGAACGGCTTCTCGGCCCCGGAGGGCAGCCAGGAGCGGCAGGGCGTGCTGGAGCGGGCGCAccacggccccggcgccggcaccATCCTCCCCTTCGGCGACAAGGAGCCCTTCCTCAAGAAGGCCGTGGTCAAACCCCCCCAGGTCACAGGTGagcgcccgcgggggccgcgccggggccgtgccgctgccgccgcctcggccctGACGCTCTGCCCTCCGCCGCAGAGGTGCTGTGAGGGCCGAGGCCCGGCGGACGGCCCTGCCGCGCGCCTGCCCGCTCCGGCCTCCCGCGCACAACCGTAGCTGTCGTCAGAAGAAAAACCTTGCTgctcccctccgcccgccgcccgcgggtGGCCCAGGCTGCGCGGGGCCCTGCCGGGGCGGCTCGCGGCCCCCCGCCTGCGCCGGGGACTCCTGGTTTCTCTTTTCATCCTCGTTTTTATTTcatttcgtttttttttttttaatatgcaccTTATCAGACTGACGCCCCCACCCTAGCAGCCTGCCAGAGCCGCCCCAGACGTGTGGTGTAATAATGTAGTTATTTAACTTGCTGGGTACAATATATGTGAATACTGTAAATAAAGCGAGTGAGGCATCAGGGACGCTCGCCCAGGCCCGGGGCTCGCGGGGAGGCAGCACAGAGTGTCGCCCCGTTACTCGCTCCCCGCGCCTGGGCGCTCGGCGCTGCCTGGCCCCGCGTGCCGCCAGGCGGGCTGGGACCACGTCGCTCTCCGTGCCGTCGTGACAGTGTTATGCATCCGGACAACCTTTGCAAACAATAAAGTGGACAAGCCACGCTCGCCTCCCCGTCTCTCTGCCCTGCGGTTGCTGCAGCGTTGGCGCGCGTGTCCCGGGGCTCGGCGCGTGGCTGCTCCGAGCTGCCTGCTGCGCCAGCCCGTCCCTGCCCCAGGCCTTGCACCACGTCACCAGCGCGGCCATCGCGCCGGTGGAGCGCAGGCCGCCTGCCGCGCGCTCGGGAACTGCAGCGATCCCGAGCAGGTGGAAAAACCCCACGGAGCCGCGCTGCCGGCCCATGCGTGTGCAGCCCCGCACGGCCTCCCGCCACGGCTGCGCTCCGGGGCGCCGAGGGGCAGCCACCCCCGCGAGCCGGGCGCAGCTGGGGCTGAGGGCGAGAGCCCCGGGGCCTCCGCGCACCACGCTGTGCCGCGCTGACCGCGCGCGCGACTGTGCCGCAGCGGCTGCCGCAGCCGCCTGCCTCGCGGGCTGGGGAGGCCGAGCCTGGGCGGGCAGCGGGGAGCGTGGGGAACCGAAACCCCGGCGCAGCCCCgtggggccccgccgcagcccagGAGCCGGGAGAGGTCCCGGTGCCGCTCAGCCCTCCCGATCCCCCGACCCTGGCCAGGGCCCAGCCCCCGCTGCCCCTCTGATCCCCCCAATGGGGGTTCAGCCCCTCCAGACCCCGCTGCCCCCCTGATCCCCCCTATGGGGCCTCAGCCCCCCCCAatgcccccacccccccgaccccagccagggcccagcccccgctgcccccctaTGGGGCCTCAGCCCCCCCCGAccccagccagggcccagcccccgctgccccccttCCGCCATGGGCTTAACCCCTTCCGCCCCAGGCAGGGCCTTAGCCCCGCCCTCTCCCCCTCGCCCGCCGGAAGCCCCGCCCCATCCGTCGCGCGAGGGGCGGGAAGGGGAGGAGGCGGAAAGGACGTCATGCCCGCGCGACGcctgctgggaggtgtagtccgCTCGGCCCTGCCGGACAATAAGGGCAGCCGCGCCGGAAAACTACGcttcccggcagcccccgcgggtgaccaggcgggcgggcgggaacCGGAAGTGCGcggaaggaggaggaggtggaggcgCCTGGCTGCTGAGGAGGCCGCGGGCGGAGAGGTGTCCGGTGAGTGCGAGTGGGCCCGCGTGgcgcggcctccccccccccccccccccgcgcctctccccccgccccctgcACCCCCCGTGGCGGCCGATCGGTCCGAGCGGAGCCGCGCCGCGCTGAGCCGCCCTCCGCGGCCGGCCCTCGCTCCCCGGGCCTGAGCGCggccttccctcccttcccccccccgccggccgccaCGTGCCGGgcgcggctgcagcgcggcggggcgagggcgcccccgggccgcgccgcttCCTCGAGCTCCCGCGGCGCCTTCGAGCCGGCCCCGCAGACGCTCCGCCCCAGGCCGCCGCGCCCGGAGCTCCCCGCCTCCCCAGGCCCCTGCGCCGGAGCTTACCCGGGCCGCGGCCCGTGCCTGGAACTTCCTACCCCGCCTGCCCCCCGCCCGCTCCTCGGCCCTGCCCGGTGCTTCCCGGCCTGTCTCTGGGGTTTCCGCGCCGCGAAACGGGCGCTGCTCGGaagggaggcggccgcgggggccgagGGCGGGCTGGCGCGCAGGGCCCTTCCGGGCTGGGAGGAGCGGCCGCGTGCGCGGGTTTCACGGCCTggagccgcggcgggcgcggctcACCGCAGGGTTCCCGCCGCGGCGCTCGGGGCCACGCGCTTCACAGTCGGTGCAGCAGGAGGGGTTTGTTCGCTTGCTTTCCCCGTTCTGCAGCCTGTTATTTAAAAGTGAAGTTTTGGTAGACTTTTGGGTGATGCAGCTAAAGTTAGTTCCTCGATGGTGTAGAGGCACGTGTGAGttcccagttttcttttttgctctgttgGTGAGGCCTTGTTTTGCCAACCCGAGGCTGAGTTTAATGTGCTTGTggtttttctaaatatattttaaaagtttctacGAGAGCTTTGGTCACTGTCCTTATCTCGGGGCTTACCATGtgttttatgaaaacattttttgctgGGGGAAGGGCATCATGGACAACAAATGAAACAATTTGAGAAATGGTATAGTGTAGTGCTGTAACTGATGAATAAGTGGAAGGAGAAAGACCTTTACCTTGCTTTGTTTACTGCTTCTTTGCCAGTGTCAGCACAGTGCATGTGTGAGAGACCACTGGGTCACAACAACAAAGGGATGTTTTCAGGATGCTCAGTTAAATGaccaaattatttttctgcaaagGTCTCTTGCGGTGTTCCTTTCTTCTAGTGGCAAAGTCAAGTAGTTAATCTTTATGATAAGTCTAATATGGAGTCTTAGGTGTGCTTTTAGTGTGTCTTTTGTGTGGTCACAGTTGATCTTGCTAAAAGAAGAGATCTTTTCTGTAGTTTTGCATTACATAACTTAGTTTTCCCTCCatgaaaaagatgtgtttttcagCGTTTGGGTTTGGAAGCTTAGGCTTTTGGATTGCCTTTAAAGGAATCTATTCTAGAGATAGAAAAACATAAGTATGTAGATATGACAATGCTTTCTCCTGAAGAATTCACTAGTTCTTCTGTATACTTGCTGGGGTACTTTGCTGATGCCTTAGCAAAGAGCTGAGGAAGTGGCTGACTTCATGAATTGCATTGTTATTTTATCTGCGTCTCTGTTGTTGGACTATATAAGGCAGTTACTCTAGAAAACTGTCTGAAATGCATGTACTTGTGACATTTCTGCTTCCAAGGCAAGACTCCAGTGGTTAAATAATATTGATAAGCTTTAGTGtcctgaaatgtattttcaaaatttgCAAAATCTGTGCTTCGTAAGACTGAGAACATGTGATCTGTAAATTATAAGACTCTGAGTGCAAGGAGAATTATGGAGTTCTAGCATCTAAACTGATAGCTGTGGTATTATGTAGTTCTCTTTAAGTTTGGGTTTCTGCCTGAGATAAGGAGGAAAGTACAATGCAGCATACAATCCACAACAAGGATGCCAGAGGCCTGGTCACGTGTTAACTTGAATGCCTGTGTTTCTGCATCCTTTTG
It encodes the following:
- the MAP7D1 gene encoding MAP7 domain-containing protein 1 isoform X2; this translates as MADTMLAPASPPPASPPPSPRGSPPPRRRPGPPAAAPSGQPASPVPPAAAPSAETIPPVPPAAAPPGRPVSPAAPRAEPAAPRPDRPPVSPPPPAAAPSAETVPPWCPQAPPGTPSPPTARPEAEPSPPTAGQPAPVPATPRPAETLPHGGDQPTVAPPTAGSPPGAAAGPSKEVPPRSDRAAPAPAASPRPKQDAQKAQARHKQAKERREERAKYLAAKRALWLEKEEKARLLREKQLEERRKRLEEQRLRAERRRAVLEERQRQKLEKNKERYEAAIQRSAKKTWAEIRQQRWSWAGALHHGSPAHKDDRSLQLSPWESSIVDRLMTPTLSFLARSRSAVTLAGNGKEQVPVCPRSASASPLGPCHGHRLPHRCRERRKGAAGSPEATPRRRPEPSPKKKEKKDKERENAQERSALARERGPPRRPPPPPRPPGHGSPGPRERPSSPGSPGSPRRPPAPRGTQPRLRAGPREPEGPAKARERKEEERGTAAPAPPEPPGAPAEPAAAPSSTPSPGGPPGPGAAPSPGGRPTAGTTDREEAARLLAEKRRQAREQREREEQQRREQEQRERRRREEEARRAAEEQARAEALARRREEERRLQEESEAREKARAEQEELERLQRQREEAEARAREEAERQRLEREKHFQREEQERLERKKRLEEIMKRTRRSDAADAKKKEDKKMVNGKAAEQEDGKGPEKRAGPLAKEEELPETEASSTGPPRAQEGPPDTEPQPSSPATEAPALVNGVQPGKHENGFSAPEGSQERQGVLERAHHGPGAGTILPFGDKEPFLKKAVVKPPQVTEVL
- the MAP7D1 gene encoding MAP7 domain-containing protein 1 isoform X1, with amino-acid sequence MADTMLAPASPPPASPPPSPRGSPPPRRRPGPPAAAPSGQPASPVPPAAAPSAETIPPVPPAAAPPGRPVSPAAPRAEPAAPRPDRPPVSPPPPAAAPSAETVPPWCPQAPPGTPSPPTARPEAEPSPPTAGQPAPVPATPRPAETLPHGGDQPTVAPPTAGSPPGAAAGPSKEVPPRSDRAAPAPAASPRPKQDAQKAQARHKQAKERREERAKYLAAKRALWLEKEEKARLLREKQLEERRKRLEEQRLRAERRRAVLEERQRQKLEKNKERYEAAIQRSAKKTWAEIRQQRWSWAGALHHGSPAHKDGAGRCSVSAVNLPKHVDSIINKRLSKSSATLWNSPSRNRSLQLSPWESSIVDRLMTPTLSFLARSRSAVTLAGNGKEQVPVCPRSASASPLGPCHGHRLPHRCRERRKGAAGSPEATPRRRPEPSPKKKEKKDKERENAQERSALARERGPPRRPPPPPRPPGHGSPGPRERPSSPGSPGSPRRPPAPRGTQPRLRAGPREPEGPAKARERKEEERGTAAPAPPEPPGAPAEPAAAPSSTPSPGGPPGPGAAPSPGGRPTAGTTDREEAARLLAEKRRQAREQREREEQQRREQEQRERRRREEEARRAAEEQARAEALARRREEERRLQEESEAREKARAEQEELERLQRQREEAEARAREEAERQRLEREKHFQREEQERLERKKRLEEIMKRTRRSDAADAKKKEDKKMVNGKAAEQEDGKGPEKRAGPLAKEEELPETEASSTGPPRAQEGPPDTEPQPSSPATEAPALVNGVQPGKHENGFSAPEGSQERQGVLERAHHGPGAGTILPFGDKEPFLKKAVVKPPQVTEVL